The Mangifera indica cultivar Alphonso chromosome 8, CATAS_Mindica_2.1, whole genome shotgun sequence genome has a window encoding:
- the LOC123222627 gene encoding pentatricopeptide repeat-containing protein At1g08070, chloroplastic-like, which produces MVSISNFQQLSLLHKLESSNSVDELKQIHALIIRTGFPQTELLCDKIVSFLDSPRNETLHYAGSLIKHLKNPKVHQYNSIIKCLCRSSSKSSEAIALYKEMLGKDLLPNSYTIPYVLKACAQSRALRVGQQIHAYSIKTLLLSNVYVFNTLMRLYAVCGLIGAVHNLFHFHQGPQRDVVSWTTFIQAYVKMGYPREAIQTFFDMCQANLRPDGMILVIVLSACSKLGDIILGTKIHTYVHDDGLDLSRDVFVGNALVDMYLKCGNAYLACKVFDEMPVKNVVSWNSMIGGLAQLGEFKEALEKFQRMQVVGLKPDDVTLVCILNCCANLGLLELGQWVHAYADKNHIRADGFIGNALVDMYAKCGSIDRASWVFQNMNCRDVYSYTAMIVGLAMHGEAEKVLHIFSRMSTIGIEPDEVTFVGVLSACSHVGLVEEGRKYFADMSRVYNLKPQTEHYACMVDLFGRAGLIDEAVELIKDMPIMPDAFVWGALLGACKIHAKVELGEIVMEELVKVEPERDGAYMLMSNIYSSANRWEEALKLRKTMKERNMKKTPGCSTVEVAGEVHEFRKGDKSHPKSMEIYKLLEEMMSILKNYGYLAHNSEFIPLNIEME; this is translated from the coding sequence ATGGTGAGCATCAGTAATTTTCAACAGCTCTCTCTTCTTCACAAACTGGAATCATCAAATTCTGTTGACGAGCTTAAACAAATCCATGCCTTAATCATCAGAACAGGCTTTCCCCAAACTGAACTCTTGTGTGATAAAATCGTGTCATTCCTGGATTCTCCTCGCAATGAAACGCTGCACTACGCTGGCTCGCTCATCAAGCACTTGAAAAATCCGAAAGTCCACCagtataattcaataattaaatgcCTTTGCAGGTCTAGTTCCAAGTCATCAGAAGCAATTGCGTTATATAAAGAAATGCTGGGAAAAGACCTTCTTCCTAACTCTTATACCATACCCTATGTCCTCAAGGCGTGTGCGCAATCTCGGGCTCTTAGAGTAGGCCAGCAGATTCACGCATATTCTATCAAGACGCTTCTGCTATCCAATGTGTACGTGTTCAACACTCTGATGAGGCTATATGCTGTTTGTGGGCTTATCGGAGCTGTTCACAATTTGTTCCACTTCCACCAAGGTCCTCAAAGAGATGTGGTATCATGGACTACTTTTATCCAGGCTTACGTCAAGATGGGATATCCTAGAGAAGCGATTCAGACATTCTTTGACATGTGCCAAGCCAACCTAAGACCCGACGGGATGATATTGGTCATCGTGCTCTCCGCCTGCTCTAAATTGGGAGATATAATTTTGGGTACaaaaatacatacatatgtcCATGATGATGGACTCGATCTCAGTCGAGATGTTTTTGTGGGAAATGCATTAGTCGACATGTACTTGAAATGTGGGAATGCCTATTTAGCTTGTAAGGTGTTTGATGAGATGCCTGTTAAAAATGTTGTTTCATGGAATTCTATGATAGGGGGACTAGCTCAGCTAGGTGAATTTAAGGAAGCATTGGAAAAGTTCCAGAGAATGCAAGTTGTAGGTCTTAAGCCAGATGATGTTACATTAGTTTGCATTCTGAATTGTTGTGCTAATCTTGGCTTGCTCGAATTGGGCCAGTGGGTTCATGCATACGCAGATAAAAATCATATCAGAGCAGATGGTTTTATAGGGAATGCTCTGGTTGATATGTATGCCAAATGTGGAAGCATAGACCGGGCCTCTTGGGTGTTTCAGAACATGAACTGCAGAGATGTCTATTCATACACTGCTATGATAGTTGGGTTAGCAATGCACGGTGAAGCTGAGAAAGTTCTCCATATTTTCTCCAGGATGTCTACAATAGGAATAGAACCGGATGAAGTAACATTTGTTGGTGTCCTCTCTGCATGTAGTCATGTGGGGTTAGTGGAGGAAGGCCGCAAGTATTTTGCAGACATGTCAAGGGTTTACAACCTGAAACCTCAAACTGAGCACTATGCTTGTATGGTTGACCTCTTTGGTCGTGCTGGACTAATAGATGAGGCAGTTGAGCTTATAAAAGATATGCCAATCATGCCTGATGCCTTTGTTTGGGGTGCGTTACTTGGAGCTTGTAAAATTCATGCAAAGGTGGAGCTTGGGGAAATTGTTATGGAAGAACTGGTGAAAGTTGAACCTGAGAGAGATGGCGCATATATGCTCATGTCAAACATATATTCCTCTGCAAACAGATGGGAGGAAGCATTGAAGTTGAGAAAGACAATGAAAGAAAGGAACATGAAGAAAACCCCTGGTTGTAGTACAGTTGAAGTTGCTGGTGAGGTTCATGAATTCAGAAAGGGAGACAAATCACACCCCAAAAGCATGGAGATTTACAAGCTCCTGGAAGAAATGATgagcattttaaaaaattatgggtACTTAGCCCACAACAGTGAATTCATTCCACTAAATATTGAAATGGAGTGA